The following are encoded in a window of Brevibacillus ruminantium genomic DNA:
- a CDS encoding Crp/Fnr family transcriptional regulator, producing the protein MNTTPFSQQMMDLLKANMETRQVPKGTSLFQEQEPSKHLYYVWEGQIQVMNTTGDEKLFVIQLYHPGDLLGASTEQPDIPCCFQAEATADSVVGVIGVEKLRELMKEHPELAVQLVKWLTLMERSLQLKLRDLFLYGKQGALAATLLRLCHTYGVRRDSEIRIEQRFTHADLAKFIGATRESVNRMVNKWRKKQILSVEDGYLIVQDSHALKNMCHCMNCAKEVCRL; encoded by the coding sequence GTGAATACGACGCCATTTTCCCAGCAGATGATGGATTTGCTGAAGGCAAACATGGAAACCAGACAGGTGCCCAAAGGAACCTCGCTGTTTCAGGAGCAAGAACCTTCCAAACATCTCTATTATGTCTGGGAGGGACAAATTCAGGTGATGAATACGACAGGGGATGAAAAGCTCTTTGTGATTCAACTGTACCATCCTGGCGATTTGCTGGGAGCAAGCACCGAGCAACCGGACATTCCCTGCTGCTTTCAGGCAGAAGCGACTGCGGACAGCGTAGTGGGGGTTATCGGAGTCGAGAAGCTGCGCGAGCTAATGAAAGAGCATCCGGAGTTGGCCGTACAGCTCGTGAAGTGGTTGACGCTCATGGAGCGCTCTTTGCAATTAAAGCTGCGCGATTTGTTTTTATACGGAAAACAAGGAGCTTTGGCGGCCACCCTGCTGCGTCTCTGCCATACGTACGGAGTTCGCAGGGACAGTGAAATCCGCATCGAGCAGCGATTTACACACGCCGATCTGGCGAAGTTCATCGGCGCAACCAGAGAGAGTGTCAATCGCATGGTCAACAAATGGCGGAAAAAACAGATTCTCTCGGTGGAAGACGGCTACCTGATCGTTCAGGATTCCCATGCATTAAAAAACATGTGCCATTGCATGAATTGCGCCAAAGAAGTATGCAGGCTCTAG
- the hpf gene encoding ribosome hibernation-promoting factor, HPF/YfiA family: MNCTIHGEHLTVTPALQEYVEQKLLRLEKFDLMQQATDCRVTLRVVRKQHTVEVTIPVGGMIFRAEESSDDMYASIDGVVDKLNRQIRKYKNRAEQRGKTGYDQHFNSAADAEESERVVRMKEFEFKPMDVEEAVMQMELLGHSFFVFTNQENLQVNVVYKRNDGNYGLIAQAR; this comes from the coding sequence ATGAATTGCACGATTCATGGAGAACATTTGACAGTTACCCCTGCCTTGCAAGAGTACGTGGAACAAAAGCTGCTCCGTTTGGAAAAATTCGATCTGATGCAGCAGGCGACAGATTGTCGGGTAACTCTGCGGGTTGTCCGCAAACAACATACCGTGGAAGTGACGATCCCGGTGGGGGGCATGATCTTTCGGGCGGAGGAATCCTCCGATGATATGTACGCCTCGATTGACGGGGTAGTAGATAAATTGAACCGGCAAATCCGGAAATACAAAAACAGGGCGGAACAACGCGGCAAGACGGGATATGATCAGCACTTCAACAGCGCGGCTGACGCTGAAGAGAGTGAGCGCGTAGTCCGCATGAAAGAGTTTGAATTCAAGCCAATGGATGTGGAAGAGGCAGTGATGCAGATGGAGCTATTGGGACACAGCTTCTTTGTCTTTACCAACCAGGAAAATCTCCAGGTTAACGTGGTTTATAAACGAAATGACGGAAACTATGGCCTGATCGCTCAAGCCCGATAA
- a CDS encoding Crp/Fnr family transcriptional regulator — protein sequence MIKGGACLGNSLTFIEQITPDFLAELYALSTEKAVSAGSVLYMDGDRADYLYLISSGQVKLTKTTVDGKELTLQVFGAGELVGLAGLFEANLTYDASAEMLEGGAVRPIPLAGLEQLLSSHGEYSVPFMRWMGMMNRRMQSKFRDLLLNGKVGALYSTLIRMCNTYGEERPDGIYIQLSLTNRDLAQFIGLTRESVNRMLADLKRQQVIDLLPHGHILIKDLRYLKETICCDDCPPEICRL from the coding sequence ATGATCAAGGGGGGAGCATGCTTGGGCAACAGTCTGACTTTTATCGAACAAATCACTCCAGATTTTCTGGCTGAACTCTATGCGCTTTCTACTGAAAAAGCAGTCTCCGCCGGGTCCGTTCTCTACATGGATGGGGACCGAGCCGATTATTTGTACCTGATCTCTTCCGGGCAAGTGAAGCTGACCAAAACCACGGTCGACGGAAAAGAGCTCACGCTGCAGGTCTTTGGAGCAGGTGAGCTTGTGGGATTGGCCGGTTTGTTCGAGGCCAATCTGACCTACGATGCCAGTGCCGAAATGCTGGAGGGGGGAGCAGTCCGGCCAATCCCCCTTGCCGGTCTGGAGCAGCTCCTCAGTAGCCATGGAGAATATAGTGTGCCCTTCATGCGCTGGATGGGGATGATGAACCGCCGGATGCAATCGAAATTCCGCGATCTGCTGCTCAATGGCAAGGTGGGCGCCCTGTATTCCACGCTGATCCGGATGTGCAACACCTACGGAGAGGAACGGCCGGATGGCATCTATATTCAATTATCCCTGACCAACCGCGACCTGGCCCAATTTATCGGGCTGACCCGTGAGAGTGTAAACCGGATGCTGGCCGACTTGAAGCGACAGCAGGTGATCGATCTGCTGCCGCATGGGCATATTCTGATCAAAGACCTTCGCTATCTCAAGGAAACGATCTGCTGCGATGACTGTCCGCCCGAGATCTGTCGGCTTTAG
- a CDS encoding alanine/glycine:cation symporter family protein translates to MEAFVNWLNDIIWSQALIYLCLGAGLFYSLATRFMQIRHVKDMIKLMFEGKSSEAGVSSFQALSMALSGRVGTGNIAGVATAIAYGGPGAIFWMWVMAFLGSASGYVEAALGQVYKTKQQGQFRGGPSFYIEKGLKLKWYAVLFAVVTVIATGMLLPGVQANSIASGVENAFGISPWITGIFLAAVLGFIIYGGVKRIANVAQVVVPFMALGYILVALIIVLLNISELPNMIALIFKSAFGTEAAFGGILGAAIMWGVKRGIYSNEAGQGTAPHAAAAAEVSHPAKQGIVQAFSVYVDTLFVCSATAFMILITGKYNVTPDGVPPIVNNLGDMGPGPGYTQHAVESVLPGFGAPFVAIALLFFAFTTIMAYYYMAETNLTYLNSKVRRVWSEHLLKLVIMGMVIFGSVKSADLAWTLGDIGVGSMAWLNIIAILLLTKPALKVLKDYEEQKKAGKDPVFDPVKLGIENADFWEKEYNAPKEKRKTS, encoded by the coding sequence TTGGAGGCATTTGTAAACTGGCTAAATGACATCATCTGGAGTCAGGCATTGATTTACCTCTGTCTGGGAGCAGGTTTGTTTTATTCACTGGCTACGCGTTTCATGCAGATCAGACACGTCAAAGACATGATCAAGCTGATGTTCGAAGGAAAAAGCTCTGAAGCGGGCGTTTCTTCCTTTCAGGCTTTATCCATGGCCCTCTCTGGACGCGTCGGTACCGGGAATATCGCGGGTGTCGCCACGGCAATTGCCTACGGGGGTCCTGGCGCGATTTTCTGGATGTGGGTGATGGCTTTCCTGGGATCAGCATCCGGTTATGTAGAGGCCGCACTGGGGCAGGTGTACAAAACGAAGCAGCAAGGCCAATTCCGCGGGGGTCCTTCATTCTATATTGAAAAAGGGTTGAAACTGAAGTGGTACGCTGTATTATTCGCAGTTGTTACGGTCATTGCTACAGGCATGCTGTTGCCAGGCGTTCAGGCGAACAGTATCGCATCCGGCGTTGAAAATGCATTTGGGATCAGTCCATGGATAACCGGTATTTTCCTCGCTGCTGTTTTGGGCTTTATCATTTATGGCGGTGTCAAACGTATTGCCAACGTGGCGCAGGTAGTGGTTCCGTTTATGGCTTTGGGTTATATTTTAGTCGCTCTCATCATTGTCCTTCTTAATATTTCGGAATTGCCCAATATGATTGCGTTGATCTTCAAAAGTGCGTTTGGTACAGAGGCGGCATTTGGCGGAATTCTCGGTGCGGCCATCATGTGGGGGGTCAAGCGCGGAATCTATTCAAATGAGGCCGGTCAAGGTACGGCTCCTCATGCGGCAGCCGCAGCCGAAGTTTCTCACCCGGCCAAGCAGGGGATTGTTCAAGCGTTTTCCGTGTATGTAGATACCTTGTTCGTCTGTTCGGCAACTGCCTTTATGATCCTGATTACCGGCAAGTACAACGTAACGCCGGATGGTGTCCCACCCATTGTAAACAACCTGGGTGACATGGGGCCGGGTCCCGGTTACACGCAGCATGCGGTTGAGTCTGTCCTGCCAGGCTTTGGAGCGCCGTTTGTGGCGATTGCCCTGCTGTTCTTCGCGTTTACAACGATCATGGCCTACTACTACATGGCCGAGACCAACCTCACTTATCTTAACAGCAAGGTGAGACGTGTCTGGTCCGAGCATCTGCTGAAACTTGTCATCATGGGTATGGTAATCTTTGGAAGCGTGAAGTCGGCCGACCTGGCGTGGACATTGGGTGACATCGGTGTAGGCAGCATGGCATGGCTGAATATTATCGCCATTTTGTTGCTCACGAAACCGGCGCTGAAGGTCCTGAAAGATTACGAGGAGCAGAAAAAGGCAGGGAAAGATCCCGTGTTTGATCCCGTGAAGCTGGGGATCGAGAACGCCGATTTCTGGGAAAAGGAATACAATGCTCCCAAGGAGAAACGCAAAACTTCCTGA
- a CDS encoding LytTR family DNA-binding domain-containing protein produces METTLVPEVLQMVGEVIPADVSVAISYERRYIYYQPSPVIDLKIKPGDQVREGSATDKALAVREKIAEYVEGDVFGVPYYGISKPLVRDGQVVGCITAIYPKDMMPFTALMPEPKVLIGKGENGWVPLRLADITFIRSQDGKTWLHTAADSYVNRYSLTELEQLLSPASFLRCHRSYMVNVEAIGFIHPHFHSTFLLEMKDKHRTRVPVSQSYASSFRQILGF; encoded by the coding sequence ATGGAAACGACATTAGTGCCCGAAGTACTGCAAATGGTCGGCGAGGTCATACCGGCTGATGTATCCGTGGCGATCTCCTACGAGCGTCGCTACATTTACTACCAGCCGAGTCCCGTAATTGATCTGAAAATTAAACCCGGAGACCAGGTGCGAGAAGGATCAGCAACAGACAAAGCGCTGGCGGTCAGAGAAAAAATAGCCGAGTACGTGGAGGGTGACGTTTTTGGTGTCCCCTATTACGGCATTTCCAAGCCGCTTGTTCGCGACGGTCAGGTGGTCGGGTGCATTACAGCGATTTACCCCAAGGACATGATGCCCTTCACGGCTTTGATGCCGGAGCCTAAAGTGCTGATTGGCAAAGGAGAAAACGGCTGGGTGCCGCTTCGCTTGGCGGATATCACCTTTATCCGTTCCCAGGACGGCAAAACCTGGCTGCATACCGCTGCTGATTCGTATGTGAATCGGTACAGCTTGACCGAGCTGGAGCAGCTTCTGTCACCTGCCAGCTTTTTGCGCTGTCACCGATCGTATATGGTGAATGTCGAAGCGATCGGCTTTATTCATCCGCACTTTCATTCGACGTTTTTGCTGGAGATGAAAGACAAGCATCGGACGCGGGTGCCGGTAAGCCAGTCGTATGCCAGTTCATTTCGTCAAATTTTGGGTTTTTGA
- a CDS encoding acetyl-CoA hydrolase/transferase family protein — MVWERLRDKRLHDKVVQAEEAASWIEDGMTLGLSGFTRAGDAKAVPIALAERVKREGTKLSVNVYTGASLGSEVDAIMAEAGIVRKRLPFQADPVMRKKINSGEIMFIDQHLSHTAEWVRSGVLGDIDFAIVEAIAVTEDGFIIPTTSVGNSNVFVEHAKQVIIELNMAQPMALEGLHDVYTPGLQGEREPIPLTAVDQRIGQIGIPIDPAKVKGIVITNQLDSPSTIVEPDEETAVIAQHLIQFLRHEVEKGHLPPNLAPLQSGIGSVANAVFNGFLQSEFSDLTVFSEVLQDAVFALIDAGKIAFASGCSITLTAETMKHVMENMHLYRDKLLLRSQEITNHPELIRRLGLIAINTALEVDIYGNVNSTNVLGTRMMNGIGGSGDFARNARLAIFVTKSIAKNGNISSVVPFVSHVDHTEHDVDIIVTEQGLADLRGLAPRERARLIIEKCAHPLYRDQLREYFEEALTRGGHTPHVLEKAFSWHTRYAQEGSMLIKELASSR; from the coding sequence ATGGTATGGGAGCGCTTACGTGATAAACGCCTTCATGATAAAGTGGTTCAAGCAGAGGAAGCGGCGAGCTGGATCGAGGATGGAATGACACTTGGATTAAGTGGATTTACTCGAGCCGGGGACGCCAAGGCAGTTCCGATCGCCCTCGCAGAGAGGGTGAAGCGTGAAGGAACAAAGCTGTCTGTCAACGTATATACAGGAGCATCGCTGGGATCTGAAGTGGACGCCATCATGGCCGAGGCGGGCATCGTTCGCAAACGGCTTCCCTTTCAAGCTGACCCCGTGATGCGCAAAAAAATCAACAGCGGCGAGATTATGTTTATCGATCAGCATCTGTCGCACACCGCCGAGTGGGTTCGTTCCGGAGTGCTGGGAGACATCGATTTTGCGATCGTGGAAGCGATTGCAGTGACAGAGGACGGCTTCATTATCCCGACGACTTCTGTAGGCAACTCCAATGTTTTTGTCGAGCATGCGAAGCAGGTCATTATTGAGCTAAATATGGCACAGCCGATGGCATTGGAAGGCTTGCATGATGTGTATACTCCTGGTTTGCAGGGGGAGCGAGAGCCGATTCCGCTCACCGCTGTCGATCAGAGGATCGGTCAAATCGGGATTCCCATCGACCCGGCAAAAGTAAAGGGAATCGTGATCACCAATCAGCTTGATTCCCCTTCGACGATTGTGGAGCCGGATGAGGAAACGGCTGTCATCGCGCAGCATCTGATTCAGTTTTTGCGCCATGAGGTGGAAAAGGGGCATCTGCCGCCGAATCTGGCTCCGCTCCAATCGGGCATCGGCTCCGTCGCCAACGCCGTATTTAACGGTTTTCTCCAATCAGAGTTTTCTGACTTGACCGTGTTTTCGGAAGTGCTTCAGGATGCCGTATTTGCACTGATCGACGCGGGAAAAATAGCGTTTGCCTCCGGTTGCTCGATCACGCTGACAGCGGAAACCATGAAGCATGTGATGGAAAATATGCATCTCTATCGGGATAAGCTGCTGCTGCGTTCCCAGGAGATCACCAACCATCCGGAGCTGATTCGCCGACTCGGTCTGATCGCCATCAATACGGCCCTGGAGGTAGATATCTACGGCAACGTCAACTCTACCAATGTCCTGGGCACGCGGATGATGAACGGCATCGGCGGATCGGGCGACTTTGCCCGCAACGCCCGTCTGGCGATCTTCGTCACCAAATCGATCGCCAAAAACGGAAATATCTCCAGCGTCGTTCCGTTTGTCTCCCATGTGGACCATACGGAGCATGATGTAGACATCATTGTGACAGAGCAGGGACTGGCTGATCTGCGCGGACTGGCTCCGCGTGAGAGAGCCCGCCTGATCATCGAAAAATGTGCCCATCCGCTGTATCGGGACCAGCTTCGCGAATATTTCGAGGAGGCACTGACCCGCGGCGGACACACGCCCCACGTACTGGAAAAGGCTTTCTCCTGGCATACCCGCTATGCACAGGAAGGCAGCATGCTCATAAAGGAACTGGCTTCCTCCCGTTAA
- a CDS encoding sensor histidine kinase, whose product MQIRLITQGVIIILVMSVGSFALNLYLSRYILRPVIQTITDITERGEQETKKQPVTAYVELKSFIDQYEKAIQNKQQLIKNREEFNAYASHELRNSLAVINAKIEVIGEDDPKRALAEVKEYSAKLVQTVDNLLTLSADRIAGNNGLVDLALVVASAVDEYQSIGASIDFLLEDGEFAVESNEVWLYRAISNLLDNARKYAGAKKRIVVHLRERAGAVILTVQDEGTGIPKREWQNIWKPYYTTDKGERGKGVGLAFVDHVVRLSGGDVWVESNELQGTTFYLSFPKATA is encoded by the coding sequence GTGCAGATCAGACTTATCACTCAGGGCGTCATTATCATTCTCGTCATGTCGGTTGGATCTTTTGCCCTGAACCTGTACTTGTCCAGATATATCCTCAGACCTGTCATCCAGACGATAACGGATATCACAGAAAGGGGCGAGCAGGAGACGAAAAAGCAGCCTGTCACAGCGTATGTCGAACTTAAGTCGTTCATCGACCAATACGAAAAAGCGATCCAAAACAAGCAGCAGCTCATTAAAAATCGCGAGGAGTTTAACGCTTATGCTTCCCATGAATTGCGCAACTCGCTTGCCGTCATCAACGCCAAGATCGAGGTAATCGGAGAAGATGATCCCAAAAGGGCGCTGGCCGAAGTAAAGGAGTATAGCGCCAAATTAGTCCAGACAGTGGACAACTTGCTAACTTTGTCCGCGGACCGTATTGCCGGGAACAACGGACTTGTTGATCTTGCCCTGGTAGTCGCCTCCGCTGTGGATGAATACCAATCGATCGGAGCCAGCATTGATTTTTTGCTGGAAGATGGGGAGTTTGCGGTTGAATCGAATGAAGTATGGCTGTACCGGGCCATCAGCAATCTGCTCGATAACGCTCGCAAGTATGCAGGGGCAAAGAAGCGGATTGTCGTCCACCTCAGGGAGCGGGCAGGCGCCGTTATCCTCACCGTACAAGATGAAGGGACCGGTATCCCCAAAAGGGAGTGGCAAAATATCTGGAAACCATACTATACCACCGATAAAGGGGAACGCGGAAAAGGAGTTGGACTTGCCTTTGTAGATCATGTCGTGCGGTTATCGGGCGGAGACGTGTGGGTGGAAAGCAATGAGCTGCAAGGAACCACCTTCTACCTCTCTTTTCCTAAAGCGACGGCGTAA
- a CDS encoding ABC transporter permease yields MNQLSRSMKNLFRLYGRTALMVAVLSVIIVLSMVGFTVREGAEQTIAKARTNAGNSVTLSLKAFTGNRDSQKLTDELVKSILTEDVEAYDISAGESVIVNLPNMDQFSSAPINYKGKEIHVNASLNPNLLPERIENFANGKWEVIDGRFYNEAEQKSGAPVVVIDEEMANHFQLKVGDRFGIYFYDADATKEVTVTGIYRKNAEKVNLNLLTNMYTPYRFLKNVLTESGIKQITIGSATFYLKDASFVDRFIEQGKEKAGPKFQFTANDVMLKRLLAPFENMRSFADLAIKAVLIAGAAVMMLLMAIITRERKKEIGILRSLGFKKSTVMLQFVTEALAVALMALAIGLAVGRVASDTASQQLLNQGMKVNEQMQHSMQGFDLNGQVIEAVYPSLGITTYLLVVWMALLITSVGTLTSCSMIVRYEPIKILASEK; encoded by the coding sequence TTGAATCAACTGTCAAGATCAATGAAAAACCTTTTCAGGTTATATGGGCGCACCGCTTTGATGGTCGCTGTCTTATCGGTGATCATCGTCCTTTCGATGGTCGGTTTTACCGTCAGAGAGGGGGCGGAACAAACCATCGCCAAAGCTCGTACCAATGCGGGGAATTCGGTGACGCTCTCGCTAAAGGCATTTACAGGCAACAGGGATTCTCAAAAGCTTACAGATGAATTGGTCAAAAGCATTCTCACAGAGGATGTAGAGGCGTATGACATCTCGGCAGGGGAATCGGTGATTGTGAATTTGCCGAATATGGACCAATTCTCTTCCGCCCCCATTAACTACAAGGGCAAAGAGATCCATGTAAATGCCAGCCTGAATCCCAATCTGCTGCCGGAACGTATCGAGAATTTTGCCAACGGGAAGTGGGAAGTGATTGATGGCCGCTTCTACAATGAAGCAGAGCAGAAAAGCGGTGCCCCCGTAGTGGTGATTGATGAAGAAATGGCGAACCACTTTCAGCTAAAAGTAGGGGATCGCTTCGGCATCTATTTTTATGATGCGGATGCGACAAAAGAAGTGACCGTGACCGGCATTTATCGAAAAAATGCGGAAAAGGTAAATCTTAATCTTTTGACCAATATGTACACGCCTTACCGTTTTTTGAAGAACGTATTAACAGAAAGCGGAATCAAGCAAATCACGATTGGCAGTGCCACTTTCTATCTGAAAGATGCCTCGTTTGTCGATCGCTTTATCGAACAAGGCAAAGAAAAAGCAGGCCCCAAATTTCAATTTACGGCAAATGATGTAATGTTAAAACGCCTTTTGGCTCCTTTCGAGAATATGCGTTCGTTTGCTGATCTTGCCATTAAAGCGGTTCTGATTGCCGGGGCGGCTGTGATGATGTTGCTCATGGCCATAATTACGCGTGAACGGAAAAAAGAGATTGGGATCTTGCGTTCTTTGGGATTCAAGAAATCGACCGTGATGCTCCAGTTTGTGACAGAAGCACTGGCAGTTGCGTTGATGGCGCTTGCAATCGGTTTGGCTGTCGGGAGGGTTGCTTCTGATACCGCAAGCCAGCAGCTATTGAACCAGGGGATGAAAGTGAATGAACAGATGCAGCATTCGATGCAAGGCTTCGACCTCAACGGACAAGTCATTGAAGCAGTCTACCCGTCGCTCGGAATCACCACCTACCTGCTGGTCGTATGGATGGCTTTGCTGATCACAAGCGTGGGAACACTTACATCCTGTTCTATGATTGTGCGTTATGAACCGATCAAAATTCTTGCGAGCGAAAAATAA
- a CDS encoding ABC transporter permease, with the protein MNLVSRSMKNLLRFYGRSALMIAVLSIVVILSVIGFTVKEGAEQSIRKIRNEAGNQVQLYPDSSYEKNKLTDEIAKSVLTEDVRDYDFFMGDSVSIDLPGLEDFVFATVNMYGKELPVNGSILTSQKPDRIENFANGNWKVVDGRFYNEEEMKKGSPVVVIDENMAKHAKLKVGDTFKVHLISIDAVKEVKVVGIFRQNAETSQNPLAMLYAPYGFLKSAKEESGQKDLTIAYATFYLKDANYIDRFIKQGEEKLGTDHYYFVSNDIMLKPLLAPLENMKSFAELTIKSVLIAGAAIMILIMAVAARERKKEIGVLRSLGFRKPTIVCQLIAESLVITVLALAIGLGVGHAAAGMVNGQLTKHEIAANDQLQASMQGFDWSAQGLQAVDSSLDASTYLLIVFMGLLITTAGTVTASYMIVRYEPIKILASDK; encoded by the coding sequence GTGAATTTGGTCTCGAGGTCGATGAAAAACCTGCTTAGATTTTACGGCCGCAGCGCTTTAATGATTGCGGTGCTATCGATCGTGGTCATTCTCTCGGTGATCGGTTTTACCGTGAAAGAGGGAGCGGAACAGAGCATCAGGAAAATTCGCAATGAAGCAGGGAATCAAGTCCAACTTTATCCCGATTCCAGTTATGAAAAAAATAAGCTGACGGATGAGATAGCGAAAAGTGTCCTCACGGAGGATGTAAGAGATTACGACTTTTTCATGGGGGATTCTGTCTCGATTGATCTGCCCGGACTGGAGGATTTTGTTTTTGCTACTGTCAACATGTACGGGAAGGAGCTTCCGGTCAACGGCAGTATATTAACCAGCCAAAAACCAGACCGGATCGAAAACTTCGCCAACGGAAATTGGAAGGTGGTTGATGGCCGTTTCTATAACGAGGAAGAGATGAAAAAAGGCTCGCCCGTCGTCGTCATCGACGAGAATATGGCAAAACACGCCAAGCTGAAGGTAGGCGATACTTTTAAGGTCCATTTGATTAGTATAGACGCCGTCAAGGAAGTGAAGGTGGTGGGGATCTTCAGGCAAAATGCCGAAACATCGCAAAACCCTCTCGCCATGCTCTATGCGCCCTACGGCTTTTTGAAGAGTGCAAAAGAAGAAAGCGGCCAAAAGGATTTGACGATTGCTTACGCCACCTTTTATCTGAAGGACGCCAACTATATTGATCGTTTCATCAAACAAGGAGAAGAAAAACTGGGCACAGACCATTACTACTTTGTCTCGAATGACATCATGCTCAAACCCCTGTTAGCGCCGCTTGAAAACATGAAATCATTCGCCGAACTGACCATCAAATCGGTTTTGATTGCAGGAGCGGCGATAATGATTTTGATCATGGCGGTTGCGGCCCGTGAGCGGAAGAAAGAGATCGGGGTCTTACGCTCATTAGGATTCAGGAAACCAACGATCGTGTGTCAGCTAATCGCAGAATCGCTGGTGATTACCGTACTGGCGCTGGCGATTGGCTTGGGCGTCGGGCATGCTGCCGCGGGAATGGTGAATGGGCAGCTCACGAAGCATGAGATTGCCGCCAATGACCAGCTGCAGGCGTCGATGCAGGGCTTTGATTGGAGTGCTCAAGGGCTCCAGGCAGTCGATTCGTCACTGGATGCCAGTACTTATCTGCTCATTGTGTTCATGGGCTTGCTCATTACCACTGCCGGAACCGTTACCGCAAGTTATATGATTGTGCGTTACGAGCCGATCAAAATCCTGGCGAGCGACAAATAG
- a CDS encoding ABC transporter ATP-binding protein — protein sequence MDKVITLDHVKYRYAQSTGASCVIQEATGEFVQGKTYAIVGQSGSGKTTLLSLLAGLDHPTEGAIYFKEKNLREIDRDEYRSSKISIIFQHYNLIAHYTAIENVQLGLTVNGYPGDMNKKSVEILEQVGINRQKAHKRSVHLSGGEQQRVAIARALVSQSDLVLADEPTGNLDEANQEMIIDLLKKIAHEEKKCVIIVTHSKEVAASCDEIWTIQNGRLLPLKVE from the coding sequence ATGGATAAAGTTATCACTTTGGATCATGTGAAATACAGGTACGCGCAATCAACAGGTGCATCCTGCGTCATTCAAGAAGCAACCGGCGAATTCGTCCAAGGAAAGACCTATGCGATCGTCGGACAATCGGGATCCGGGAAGACGACCTTGCTGTCATTGCTTGCCGGATTGGATCACCCGACAGAGGGCGCCATCTATTTTAAAGAGAAGAATCTGCGCGAGATCGATCGCGACGAATACCGCAGCAGCAAGATCAGCATTATTTTCCAGCACTATAATCTGATTGCCCATTACACTGCGATTGAGAACGTACAGTTAGGGCTTACCGTTAATGGATATCCAGGAGATATGAACAAGAAATCTGTCGAGATCTTGGAGCAAGTAGGGATCAATAGGCAGAAGGCACATAAACGCTCCGTTCATCTAAGCGGCGGAGAGCAGCAGCGTGTTGCGATTGCCAGAGCCTTGGTATCCCAGTCTGATCTGGTACTGGCCGATGAACCTACGGGGAATTTGGATGAAGCAAATCAAGAGATGATTATCGACCTGTTGAAAAAAATAGCCCACGAGGAAAAGAAATGCGTGATCATTGTGACTCACTCCAAGGAGGTAGCTGCAAGCTGCGATGAAATATGGACGATTCAGAACGGGCGACTGCTTCCCTTAAAAGTGGAATGA
- a CDS encoding response regulator transcription factor: protein MRVLVIEDEKELNDLLALGLRKQKFAVDVSYDGIDGEEKALVNEYDLIILDINLPGKTGLEVCKSIRAHQVNSAVIMLTANDKVSDRINGLDIGADDYVVKPFDFRELLSRMYAVLRRSFNKMSPVIRIGPLEIDPGAHRVTYDGQEIELTSKEFDVLQYMSYRHPEIVSLEDMLEHIWGEQVNPFTNAIRVHLSNVRRKLKKAAGVDIIVNIVGKGYKFQME, encoded by the coding sequence ATGCGCGTTCTGGTGATCGAAGACGAGAAAGAACTGAATGATCTTTTGGCTCTCGGGCTTAGAAAGCAAAAATTCGCCGTCGATGTCTCTTATGATGGGATCGACGGAGAGGAGAAAGCACTGGTCAACGAATACGATCTGATCATCCTGGACATCAATCTTCCCGGCAAAACAGGACTGGAGGTATGCAAAAGCATCAGGGCACATCAGGTTAATTCAGCAGTCATCATGCTAACGGCCAATGATAAAGTGTCGGATCGAATCAATGGCCTGGATATCGGCGCAGATGATTACGTGGTCAAGCCATTTGATTTTCGTGAACTGCTCTCGCGCATGTATGCGGTACTGAGAAGGAGCTTCAATAAAATGAGTCCCGTCATCCGTATCGGCCCATTGGAAATTGATCCAGGCGCTCATCGAGTCACCTACGACGGTCAAGAGATTGAACTAACCTCGAAGGAATTTGATGTTTTGCAGTATATGTCTTATCGCCATCCCGAAATTGTCTCGCTGGAAGATATGCTGGAACATATCTGGGGGGAACAGGTAAATCCTTTCACTAACGCAATTCGCGTGCATTTGAGCAATGTAAGACGCAAGCTAAAGAAAGCGGCGGGGGTCGATATCATTGTGAATATTGTAGGAAAGGGATACAAGTTTCAAATGGAGTGA